One Littorina saxatilis isolate snail1 linkage group LG10, US_GU_Lsax_2.0, whole genome shotgun sequence DNA window includes the following coding sequences:
- the LOC138978466 gene encoding protein polyglycylase TTLL10-like (The sequence of the model RefSeq protein was modified relative to this genomic sequence to represent the inferred CDS: added 44 bases not found in genome assembly): MTPTFFIGGGNGVALVEGPLLAMGWKRITDKYDERYKLKWVECKSKINYSAFKEGDQIVNHIPNCKLLTNKLGLLCSLQEYERVTLSTKGRPPRLKMSDFFPETYKLDERNDRATFLDLYQDGEMWICKPVGMNQGKGIFLLRTREEIDNLLADRDAKKEVTKHFSRPPMVRIVQRYLTNPLLLEGRKFDIRAYMLVASTAPYLVLFHHGYIRLSCLKYNDNDTNLTTHLTNQFVQKKDPTYKDVKEDTTWTMAKFNDYINKHCAEEKGLEEDWTYNTLTKHMQRIMLHCFNSVKHKLQCKLGYFDLYGLDFMVDTDMKVWLIEINANPALHVNCEALKEVIPGVVEETIRVSIEAFEKNRRHQPLLPLQSMKGFQVLHCGTAAFNVAPRQTRSVSPAKGENPERSRQAQTAHANNRHFSPPRSLPRMSLSTTQKPPWSLPHELIEKLMFRVGLIKHKMEMDQVSPYAATLSQGGNAGGVRTSQTTLPIISHSNSSTSQSQSTKNTTPTTTSASASKSVTVVTIGNKTAPSSIRHSLSMTDVPKSGGEDVKLKMTHANSASSVRRNKDKPDRGN, encoded by the exons GAGACCAGATTGTGAACCACATTCCCAACTGTAAACTGTTGACCAACAAGCTAGGACTACTCTGCAGCCTTCAGGAATATGAGCGCGTCACTCTATCCACAAAGGGGAGACCACCGCGACTCAAAATGTCCGACTTTTTTCCGGAGACGTACAAACTAGACGAGAGGAACGACCGTGCTACCTTCTTAGACTTGTACCAAG atggTGAGATGTGGATCTGCAAGCCAGTGGGAATGAACCAGGGCAAGGGAATATTCCTGCTACGTACGCGAGAGGAGATCGACAACCTTCTAGCCGACCGCGACGCCAAGAAAGAGGTTACCAAACACTTCTCGCGTCCTCCTATGGTGCGCATTGTGCAACG GTACTTGACCAATCCTCTGCTGCTGGAAGGGCGAAAGTTTGACATCAGAGCATACATGTTGGTAGCTAGCACCGCTCCTTACCTGGTTCTGTTCCACCATGGCTACATCCGTCTCTCCTGCCTCAAGTACAATGACAACGACACCAACCTCACCACACATCTCACAAACCAG TTTGTGCAGAAGAAGGACCCCACCTATAAAGACGTGAAAGAGGACACGACGTGGACCATGGCAAAGTTCAACGACTACATCAACAAACACTGCGCTGAAGAGAAGGGGTTGGAGGAAGACTGGACCTACAATACGCTTACT AAACACATGCAGCGAATCATGCTGCACTGTTTCAACAGCGTCAAACATAAGCTGCAGTGTAAACTGGGATACTTTGACCTCTACGGCTTGGACTTCATGGTCGATACAGACATGAAG GTGTGGCTGATAGAAATCAACGCCAACCCAGCCTTACACGTCAACTGTGAGGCCCTGAAAGAAGTTATACCTGGCGTGGTGGAAGAAACAATAC GTGTCTCTATTGAGGCCTTCGAGAAGAATCGGAGACACCAGCCCTTGTTGCCGCTGCAGTCCATGAAAGGCTTCCAGGTTTTACACTGCGGCACCGCCGCGTTCAATGTTGCTCCCAGACAGACTCGCAGCGTCTCGCCGGCCAAGGGGGAGAACCCTGAACGTTCTCGTCAAGCCCAGACGGCTCACGCTAACAATCGACACTTCTCTCCGCCGCGAAGTTTGCCACGGATGAGCCTGTCCACCACACAG AAGCCTCCTTGGAGTTTGCCTCATGAGCTAATTGAGAAACTCATGTTCAGAGTCGGTCTGATTAAACACAAAATGGAAATGGATCAA GTCTCACCATACGCCGCAACATTATCTCAAGGTGGAAACGCTGGGGGTGTCAGAACTTCGCAGACGACACTCCCCATCATCTCCCATAGCAACAGCAGTACCAGCCAATCACAGAGCACCAAAAACACCACACCCACAACAACCTCCGCTTCAGCCAGTAAAAGCGTTACCGTGGTTACAATTGGCAACAAAACAGCTCCCAGCAGCATTCGGCATTCACTTTCAATGACAGATGTTCCAAAATCTGGCGGAGAGGATGTGAAATTGAAAATGACTCACGCTAATTCTGCGTCATCTGTAAGAAGAAACAAGGACAAACCAGACCGTGGCAACTAG